One Acinetobacter colistiniresistens DNA segment encodes these proteins:
- a CDS encoding cold-shock protein, translating to MSDTVTGTVKWFNETKGFGFIQADSGEDVFAHFSEIQSKGFKVLNEGQRVSFVLGQGKKGPQATLITVI from the coding sequence ATGTCTGATACAGTTACTGGTACTGTTAAGTGGTTCAACGAAACTAAAGGTTTTGGTTTTATTCAAGCTGACTCTGGTGAAGATGTTTTTGCTCATTTCAGCGAAATCCAAAGCAAGGGCTTCAAAGTATTGAATGAAGGCCAACGTGTTTCGTTTGTTCTTGGTCAAGGTAAAAAAGGACCACAAGCAACTCTAATTACTGTTATCTAA
- a CDS encoding cold-shock protein, whose product MSDTVTGTVKWFNETKGFGFIHADSGQDVFAHFSEIQSSGFKVLKEGQRVSFILGEGKKGPQATQITVI is encoded by the coding sequence ATGTCTGATACAGTTACTGGTACTGTTAAGTGGTTTAACGAAACTAAAGGTTTTGGCTTCATTCATGCAGATTCTGGACAAGATGTTTTTGCTCATTTCAGCGAAATTCAAAGCTCTGGCTTTAAAGTTCTAAAAGAAGGTCAACGCGTTTCATTTATTTTAGGTGAAGGCAAGAAAGGACCACAAGCAACTCAAATTACTGTGATCTAG
- a CDS encoding putative hemolysin: MKKILLLGAIVASLAACSATPNKEMTPPKIGMANPASKYCVEQGGQLEIRNEANGQVGYCKLPNGKVVEEWALFRASQPKCLADEATKLIGQSGLSEEQIKQKTKSEIVRSVGPNQPVTMDYRENRVTVTIDPKSKKIIQATCG; the protein is encoded by the coding sequence ATGAAAAAGATCTTACTTTTAGGTGCAATTGTAGCCTCCTTGGCAGCGTGTTCAGCAACACCAAATAAAGAGATGACGCCACCAAAAATTGGTATGGCAAACCCTGCCAGTAAATATTGTGTAGAGCAAGGTGGCCAGTTGGAAATTCGTAATGAAGCTAATGGTCAGGTTGGATACTGTAAGCTGCCAAACGGTAAAGTGGTTGAGGAGTGGGCATTGTTTCGTGCAAGCCAGCCAAAATGTCTAGCTGATGAAGCGACAAAGCTTATTGGTCAGTCAGGATTAAGCGAAGAGCAGATCAAACAAAAGACCAAGTCGGAAATTGTTCGCAGTGTTGGACCAAATCAGCCTGTTACTATGGATTATCGTGAAAATCGTGTAACGGTAACGATTGATCCTAAGTCTAAAAAGATTATTCAGGCGACTTGTGGCTAA
- a CDS encoding FxsA family protein: MNLLLIVVFGTIAEVLVWIGVGDLVGSMWYVFFWFIIAFFIGLNMVRSSTSSIMPQLQQMQMSGQMGNDPAVTKKLAIAMSGFLLMIPGLISDVLAVLILIPSVQTAFRNALMKTMAKRQQAMMEKMMGGMGGGAAGQNPFADLMRQMQDMQNQQSGGQYRDSSIIDGEAREVKPDQKKIEFKDVN, translated from the coding sequence ATGAATCTACTTCTTATCGTGGTATTTGGCACAATTGCTGAAGTTTTGGTCTGGATTGGCGTGGGTGACCTCGTTGGAAGTATGTGGTATGTGTTTTTCTGGTTTATTATCGCATTCTTCATTGGCTTGAATATGGTTCGTTCAAGTACATCAAGCATTATGCCGCAATTACAGCAAATGCAGATGAGTGGTCAAATGGGCAATGATCCAGCAGTCACCAAGAAGCTTGCAATTGCAATGTCTGGTTTTCTGTTAATGATTCCAGGCTTGATTTCTGATGTTTTGGCGGTATTGATATTGATTCCATCGGTTCAGACAGCATTCCGTAATGCTTTAATGAAAACAATGGCGAAACGTCAACAAGCCATGATGGAAAAAATGATGGGTGGAATGGGGGGAGGTGCTGCTGGCCAGAACCCGTTTGCTGATCTGATGCGTCAAATGCAGGATATGCAAAATCAGCAGAGTGGTGGTCAATACCGTGATTCAAGCATTATTGACGGTGAAGCACGTGAAGTGAAGCCTGATCAAAAGAAAATTGAATTTAAAGATGTGAACTGA
- the metK gene encoding methionine adenosyltransferase, with the protein MREYAVFTSESVSEGHPDKMADQISDAILDAILKEDPYARVACETLVKTGAVVLAGEITTTANVDFEAIVRQTVNGIGYHHSDLGFDGSTCAVINMIGKQSPEIAQGVDRQKPEDQGAGDQGLMFGYASRETDVLMPAPISYAHRLMERQAELRRSGILPWLRPDAKSQVTFAYENGKPVRLDAVVLSTQHDPEISQIQLKEAIIEEIVKPIIPAEMFHAGTKFHINPTGMFVIGGPVGDCGLTGRKIIVDTYGGMARHGGGAFSGKDPSKVDRSAAYAGRYVAKNIVAAGLADKCEIQVSYAIGVAEPTSISINTFNTGKVSDELIIQLVREHFDLRPYGITRMLNLIQPMYKQTAAYGHFGREGSDSAFTWEKTDKVEILKDAAGL; encoded by the coding sequence ATGCGCGAGTATGCTGTTTTTACTTCAGAATCTGTAAGCGAAGGTCATCCAGACAAAATGGCTGACCAAATTAGCGATGCAATTTTAGATGCAATCCTAAAAGAAGACCCGTATGCGCGTGTCGCTTGTGAAACATTAGTAAAAACAGGTGCGGTTGTTCTTGCTGGTGAAATCACAACCACAGCAAATGTGGACTTTGAAGCGATTGTACGTCAAACCGTAAACGGAATTGGCTACCACCATTCTGACCTCGGTTTTGATGGTTCAACCTGTGCTGTAATTAACATGATCGGGAAACAGTCTCCTGAGATTGCACAAGGTGTTGACCGCCAGAAACCGGAAGATCAAGGTGCTGGTGACCAAGGTCTTATGTTTGGTTATGCAAGCCGAGAGACAGATGTACTCATGCCTGCTCCAATCTCTTATGCGCACCGCTTAATGGAGCGTCAAGCAGAATTACGTCGTTCTGGTATTTTACCGTGGTTACGCCCAGATGCGAAAAGCCAAGTCACTTTTGCTTATGAAAATGGCAAACCAGTACGTTTAGACGCTGTTGTACTATCTACTCAACACGACCCTGAAATTTCTCAAATTCAGCTTAAAGAAGCGATTATTGAAGAAATCGTTAAGCCGATCATCCCTGCTGAAATGTTCCATGCCGGTACGAAATTCCATATCAATCCAACAGGTATGTTTGTGATTGGCGGTCCTGTAGGTGACTGTGGTTTAACAGGCCGTAAAATTATTGTCGATACTTATGGTGGTATGGCACGACATGGTGGTGGTGCTTTCTCTGGTAAAGATCCATCGAAAGTTGACCGCTCTGCTGCTTATGCTGGCCGTTATGTGGCAAAAAATATTGTTGCTGCTGGTTTGGCAGACAAATGTGAAATCCAAGTGAGTTATGCAATTGGTGTGGCAGAACCAACATCGATTTCTATCAATACCTTCAATACTGGTAAAGTATCAGATGAACTAATCATTCAATTGGTGCGTGAACACTTTGATCTACGTCCATACGGAATCACACGTATGTTGAATCTGATTCAGCCGATGTATAAGCAAACTGCAGCTTATGGCCACTTTGGTCGCGAAGGTTCTGATTCTGCGTTTACTTGGGAAAAAACAGACAAAGTTGAAATCCTTAAAGATGCTGCTGGATTGTAA
- the tkt gene encoding transketolase, which yields MTTPLNERRIANAIRVLAMDAVQQANSGHPGAPMGMADIADVVWREFLNHNPSNPQWANRDRFVLSNGHGSMLQYALLHLTGYDLSIEDLKQFRQLHSKTPGHPEYGYAPGIETTTGPLGQGIANAVGFALAEKTLAAQFNKDGLNVVDHFTYCFLGDGCLMEGISHEVCSLAGTLGLGKLVAYYDDNGISIDGEVEGWFSDDTEQRFKAYGWQVLRVDGHDAAAIRQATVEAKAETNKPTIIICKTIIGLGSPNKQGKEDCHGAPLGKDEIVLTREALGWKEDSFVIPEDVYAAWDAKAKGQTSEAAWNELFAQYQAKYPTEAAELLRRINGDLPAEFAAQADAFIAETNAKAETIATRKASQNTLQAFGPLLPELLGGSADLAGSNLTLWKGCQGVQDNPAGNYVYYGVREFGMTAIANGVALHGGFVPYVATFLMFMEYARNAVRMSALMKQRVIHVYTHDSIGLGEDGPTHQPIEQIASLRGTPNLNTWRPCDTVEAAVSWKSALQRKDGPSALIFSRQNLPFQARNEAQIQNVAKGGYVLAEEKGELKAIIIATGSEVSLAMEAYAQLEGVRVVSMPCAEEFMKQDAAYREAVLPAHIRARVAVEAAHVDYWWKFVGLDGKVIGMTTYGESAPAKDLFQFFGITTEAVVAAVKELTA from the coding sequence ATGACAACCCCTTTAAATGAACGTCGTATTGCAAACGCAATTCGTGTCTTGGCAATGGATGCTGTGCAACAAGCAAACTCAGGGCATCCAGGTGCACCAATGGGGATGGCAGATATCGCTGATGTGGTTTGGCGTGAATTTTTAAATCATAACCCAAGCAACCCGCAATGGGCGAACCGCGACCGTTTCGTATTGTCGAATGGCCATGGTTCAATGTTGCAATACGCATTATTGCATTTGACTGGTTATGATTTATCTATTGAAGATTTAAAGCAATTCCGTCAATTACATTCTAAAACACCTGGCCACCCTGAATATGGTTATGCGCCTGGTATTGAAACTACAACAGGTCCTTTGGGTCAGGGTATTGCCAATGCGGTTGGTTTCGCTTTAGCTGAAAAAACTTTGGCCGCTCAGTTCAATAAAGACGGTTTAAATGTTGTTGATCACTTCACTTACTGTTTCTTGGGTGATGGCTGTTTGATGGAAGGTATTTCTCACGAAGTATGTTCACTTGCAGGTACTCTGGGTCTCGGTAAACTTGTTGCGTACTATGATGACAATGGTATTTCGATTGATGGTGAAGTTGAAGGTTGGTTCAGTGATGACACTGAACAGCGTTTCAAAGCGTATGGTTGGCAAGTTCTTCGTGTAGACGGCCATGATGCCGCTGCCATTCGCCAAGCAACTGTTGAAGCGAAAGCTGAAACCAATAAACCAACGATCATTATCTGTAAAACGATTATTGGTCTAGGTTCACCAAATAAACAAGGTAAAGAAGATTGCCATGGTGCACCATTGGGTAAAGACGAAATCGTTTTAACCCGTGAAGCATTAGGCTGGAAAGAAGATTCATTTGTTATTCCTGAAGATGTATATGCAGCTTGGGATGCAAAAGCAAAAGGTCAAACGTCTGAAGCAGCTTGGAATGAATTGTTCGCTCAATACCAAGCAAAATATCCAACTGAAGCGGCTGAATTATTACGTCGTATCAATGGCGATTTACCTGCTGAATTTGCTGCACAGGCAGATGCATTTATTGCTGAAACCAACGCAAAAGCAGAAACCATTGCAACACGTAAAGCAAGCCAAAATACCTTACAGGCCTTTGGTCCATTACTTCCTGAGTTATTAGGTGGTTCTGCTGACTTGGCGGGTTCTAACTTAACACTTTGGAAAGGTTGCCAAGGCGTACAAGACAACCCTGCGGGTAACTATGTGTATTACGGTGTTCGTGAATTCGGTATGACCGCAATTGCAAACGGTGTGGCTTTACACGGTGGTTTTGTTCCTTACGTTGCAACATTCTTGATGTTTATGGAATATGCACGCAATGCTGTACGTATGTCTGCATTGATGAAGCAACGTGTGATTCATGTGTATACGCACGACTCGATCGGTTTAGGTGAAGATGGTCCAACGCATCAACCAATCGAACAAATTGCATCGTTACGCGGTACGCCGAACTTAAATACTTGGCGTCCATGTGACACAGTTGAAGCAGCTGTTTCTTGGAAATCTGCACTTCAACGTAAAGATGGCCCATCAGCGTTAATCTTCTCTCGTCAAAACTTGCCATTCCAAGCACGTAATGAAGCTCAAATTCAAAACGTTGCAAAAGGTGGTTATGTACTTGCTGAAGAAAAAGGCGAGTTAAAAGCAATTATCATCGCAACAGGTTCAGAAGTTTCATTGGCGATGGAAGCATATGCACAGCTTGAAGGTGTGCGTGTTGTGTCTATGCCGTGTGCTGAAGAGTTTATGAAGCAAGATGCTGCATATCGTGAAGCGGTATTACCAGCGCATATCCGCGCGCGTGTAGCGGTAGAAGCGGCTCATGTGGATTACTGGTGGAAGTTTGTTGGTTTAGACGGCAAAGTGATCGGTATGACGACTTACGGCGAATCTGCACCAGCAAAAGACTTGTTCCAATTCTTCGGTATCACCACTGAAGCGGTTGTTGCTGCGGTTAAAGAATTGACTGCTTAA
- a CDS encoding DUF3916 domain-containing protein, with protein MRRFGLSNKKERGIPRKLRNFKCWSESFKGYFPDLEGDEERYYNWKIPVPMNMVQGKHAQQEIKAECAQYLINACQYLIEAKPQGLKFCKVACVIVQPDMFASEICLYLDEDYFNAHTLSAGSYDPQYLLADRLSLAKNWRLQIPDHMYERGIRIHYIDLKDESANYIADQWYFIET; from the coding sequence ATGAGACGGTTTGGATTATCAAATAAAAAAGAACGGGGAATTCCACGTAAACTAAGAAATTTTAAGTGTTGGAGTGAAAGTTTTAAAGGATATTTTCCTGATTTAGAGGGGGATGAAGAGCGATATTATAATTGGAAGATACCTGTACCCATGAATATGGTTCAAGGAAAACATGCTCAACAAGAAATAAAGGCTGAGTGTGCTCAATATCTTATTAATGCTTGTCAGTATTTAATTGAAGCAAAACCTCAAGGACTAAAATTCTGTAAAGTGGCATGTGTCATTGTGCAACCAGATATGTTTGCTAGTGAAATTTGTTTATATTTAGATGAAGATTATTTTAATGCCCATACCTTATCGGCAGGTTCTTATGATCCCCAATATCTTTTAGCGGACAGGCTAAGTTTGGCCAAAAATTGGAGGCTACAAATTCCTGATCACATGTATGAACGAGGAATACGTATTCATTATATTGATCTGAAGGATGAATCAGCGAATTATATAGCTGATCAGTGGTACTTTATTGAAACTTAA
- a CDS encoding OsmC family protein → MTHTAQALSTSTSYRVTLTDPAGHTWYADEPANKGGQDTAPNPVQLLLSALGACTTITLEMYANHKGIKIDHVQIDLALNPNGEPESGQNNIERKIILKGEFTEDQHKRLLKVAESCPIHKLLTSNISIQSELSIG, encoded by the coding sequence ATGACTCATACAGCTCAAGCACTTAGTACATCTACATCTTATCGCGTTACGTTGACAGATCCTGCTGGCCATACCTGGTATGCAGATGAACCTGCCAACAAAGGTGGTCAAGATACTGCACCGAACCCTGTTCAGCTTTTACTTTCGGCTTTAGGCGCCTGTACCACCATTACTTTGGAAATGTACGCCAATCACAAAGGGATTAAGATTGATCATGTTCAGATCGATTTAGCCTTGAATCCCAATGGTGAGCCAGAATCAGGACAGAATAATATTGAGCGTAAAATTATCTTAAAAGGTGAATTTACCGAGGATCAGCATAAACGTTTGTTAAAAGTCGCAGAAAGCTGCCCGATTCATAAGTTATTAACATCAAATATTTCGATTCAGAGTGAATTAAGTATTGGATGA
- a CDS encoding YceI family protein, which produces MQFKTLSLGLAITLASSVTLAAPVDYKIDPTHTATVFSWNHFGFSTPSANFTDIQGTIKVDNAKPANSSVEVTIPLSSVNTNVAALDKEFQEEAWFNAAKYPNITFKSTKVETKDKKHFKITGDLTVKGVTKPVVLDAVLNKQGEHPMAKVPAIGFNATTSFNRSAFGIGNYVPNVGDKITVNITTEATAAK; this is translated from the coding sequence ATGCAATTTAAAACATTAAGTCTCGGGTTAGCAATTACTTTAGCAAGTTCGGTTACATTGGCTGCGCCAGTCGACTATAAAATTGACCCAACGCATACGGCGACAGTATTCAGTTGGAATCACTTTGGTTTCTCTACACCAAGTGCAAATTTCACCGATATTCAAGGGACAATTAAAGTTGATAATGCAAAACCTGCAAATTCATCTGTAGAAGTGACGATTCCTTTAAGCAGTGTAAATACCAATGTTGCTGCGTTGGATAAAGAGTTCCAAGAAGAAGCTTGGTTTAATGCTGCAAAATATCCAAACATTACCTTTAAAAGTACCAAAGTAGAAACTAAAGACAAGAAACACTTTAAAATTACAGGTGATTTAACCGTTAAAGGCGTAACTAAACCTGTAGTATTAGATGCTGTACTGAATAAGCAAGGTGAGCATCCAATGGCGAAAGTACCTGCAATTGGTTTCAATGCTACAACAAGCTTTAACCGTTCTGCATTTGGTATCGGCAATTATGTTCCCAATGTTGGTGACAAGATCACTGTGAATATTACAACTGAAGCAACTGCTGCGAAGTAA
- a CDS encoding LexA family protein, which translates to MLKDRLKEARKKAKKSQKDVVAAVGITQSALSQLETGLVSSSSHLPSIANFLGVDAYWLQTGLGTATPKESSQDDVSNITAVKANMAPVLSWVQAGVFTNVESVDITQIEEWLPLPDDCDDCFYLKVQGLSNYPVFHEGDYILVDPTVQYSDMQSGDMIVVRKHEDATFKRLVIETDNSRYLQALNPEFKPNIIPLDEECIFVGEVVDSIRYIYQSKRRSKIKHS; encoded by the coding sequence ATGCTTAAAGATCGACTCAAAGAAGCAAGAAAAAAAGCCAAGAAGTCTCAAAAAGATGTGGTTGCAGCTGTAGGTATTACCCAATCAGCGCTCAGCCAGCTTGAGACTGGACTGGTCAGTTCCTCATCTCATTTACCCTCAATTGCTAATTTTCTGGGTGTAGATGCCTATTGGCTACAAACAGGTCTTGGTACTGCCACGCCGAAAGAATCTAGCCAAGATGATGTTTCCAACATCACCGCCGTAAAGGCCAATATGGCACCTGTGCTATCTTGGGTACAAGCTGGTGTGTTTACCAATGTTGAATCGGTTGATATCACCCAAATTGAGGAATGGCTGCCTCTGCCTGATGATTGTGATGACTGCTTTTATTTAAAAGTACAAGGTCTGAGTAATTATCCTGTTTTCCATGAGGGAGATTACATTTTGGTTGACCCTACCGTGCAATATAGCGATATGCAATCAGGTGACATGATTGTGGTGAGAAAACATGAAGATGCGACATTCAAACGCCTCGTCATCGAAACCGATAATTCACGATACTTACAAGCACTGAATCCGGAATTCAAGCCCAATATCATTCCACTCGATGAAGAATGTATTTTTGTTGGTGAAGTGGTCGATTCCATTCGCTATATCTATCAATCCAAACGTAGATCCAAAATAAAACATAGCTAA